The Hemibagrus wyckioides isolate EC202008001 linkage group LG12, SWU_Hwy_1.0, whole genome shotgun sequence genome includes a window with the following:
- the hivep3a gene encoding transcription factor HIVEP3 encodes MEVSHRQLSTGEQSGGQEHLHEPQYESCLNNPKPTTAHSQQQHGPSHSRQTKRLRHERKRLRLQKRNVQEADTFEGGKSEWASRGSEDMDVSDKCPETSTSSVSVQPSVETQESTPKQKRERKPQKPGKYVCTYCGRACAKPSVLQKHIRSHTGERPYPCAPCGFSFKTKSNLYKHRKSHTHKVKAGMASGRQGPDISCHDEPVTESDEDTGQLSSSLKNREMISSQRNSCTEISPEGQSQGLEYSHAVKKRLAMRLSKGRRAPVGSSDETSSSFGLGSKGSTESGYFSRSESTEVSQDSLPNTSAKSYAEVILGKFGRLGHLHRTVRQQDEHSAEQEGRSIPFSVPKKQVIDHITKLITINEAVVDTSKIDSVKPRRFSISRRSSVESSLSKDTILRRAKEIDISSKSSGSITLGVPCEKFQQHSINVSQPANSLSAGPLLRSHSLPSDASIETTAASQNFRHSQSFDEQPAQNRRHGMLRRQPAIELPIGAEITTEEQPSSSSPFHSSVSMVSDCKQKQLEPFECEACGLACNNWEKYKTHKNHHCPALPSHQLEIPACQAEEHGAILKARVGGLAVRKRRKEESLELDDPALPSAALASTFTSQGYIATCVKPTVESVASIQAHEKENTLKGVSVIQHTSLFNKQEPSTHIYLKEQTTKPNFRKLVRQHNVQIPEIRVTEETNISTTVALHPDLPETKETKKVEDFQWPQRSASLAQLPIEKLPPKKKRLRLAEATQSSGDSSFESLSVPHSPSQDTHRYSHSTSVEESGQSDVDTVSRRSRATHTLTISSTHNPHREMQRSASEQAPHIPQQTNPIVETRSKSFDYSCLSPDRTPAGWRERRKCLLIKHSAVREPEEEDPPPKPSVSVNPPSPNASISPRHSPDTSHSSVPSSFRNVSLSNTVCPTLSHKPVTPLTPVIQTDDHTVMENLHCLSGAARAHYHSVSSGLKLEIPIEDDVGQSTASYHHYHPHLDITPSQELLRPPGMQRVPVRLYSDLPYHANSVYTTMSQTIIAASQDPSCSGLRLESIGSRFDFKDQPPVAEGSKSSSAGGNKRVLSPTSSVELTPDSQQQKRVKEEEEDTDNAQSNTSSLISCRKEDSQLCTTSIVVPIKKEETSYTSLDTNLAISWCYLNYVKPNPSAQDDNQNSVYSTWCISTRNPNPPGLTSKDVLSLVYCKQRHTSFTYTTAAMPPSTVGKPAAPDTRDHKEAEVHAIQPIDPTEIQKAEQRKTEKTPKEEGEEEAQSTSKYNEILRVQICEGGYRSSEEYVYVRGRGRGRYVCEECGIRCKKPSMLRKHIRLHTDARPYICQHCNFAFKTKGNLTKHMKSKAHGKRCPEGTTPGPVLSEPDTEEGGGAEESCVAPEVAEEHQFSDAEDTDEEEDDNDEADEETSQSSASSVKISVCSKGPGCQSASNPETSGKTNQTPESRQLSPNTSSYVETTTAAMSSSPVCSLSPSLYSSSACPCSPQRDVSPLRCLSPRLSLSPSPCQSSLSPSTRSVSPFSLRHLSPVRAISPICPKSPSSPQSSSFGASVTVQQRACRHQDLIKSSTNTVNSKGKLEKTSRAQMREHQAELLFFRHGQAREGQRVLSHLPLHSQPQTPSSSLSLMIPIGGIQMVQIPTISSGLHVNRSKLTPSVTHADLAEIGKEEKTSSSDDLIQYGSAPGGQNQETEEPGDKKSDAPSAPLTTWKCISQRKERKRLERKPTHVHKSATIKQPSTDNDATPKSTWKEKASRASERTLSERRL; translated from the exons ATGGAGGTCTCACATAGACAGCTGAGCACTGGGGAGCAGTCAGGAGGTCAAGAACACCTTCATGAACCTCAATATGAATCTTGTCTCAACAACCCAAAACCAACCACAGCTCACTCCCAGCAGCAGCATGGACCATCTCATtccagacagacaaaaagacttCGTCATGAGAGAAAGCGTCTCCGGCTTCAGAAAAGAAATGTCCAGGAAGCCGATACTTTTGAGGGAGGGAAGTCAGAATGGGCTTCTAGAGGATCTGAAGATATGGATGTTTCTGACAAATGCCCTGAGACTTCAACTTCATCAGTGTCAGtgcaaccttctgtggagaccCAAGAAAGCACACCGAAACAAAAACGTGAGCGTAAACCTCAGAAGCCAGGAAAGTATGTTTGCACCTATTGTGGCCGTGCATGTGCCAAGCCCAGTGTACTACAGAAACACATACGTTCCCACACTGGAGAAAGGCCTTACCCTTGTGCACCATGTGGTTTTTCCTTTAAGACTAAGAGTAACCTTTATAAGCACCgtaagtcacacacacataaggtaAAAGCTGGCATGGCTTCAGGTAGACAGGGGCCTGACATCAGTTGTCATGATGAGCCAGTTACAGAGTCAGATGAAGACACTGGTCAGCTATCTTCATCTCTTAAAAATCGAGAGATGATATCCTCTCAAAGAAATTCTTGCACAGAAATATCCCCTGAAGGACAGTCACAGGGATTAGAATACTCTCATGCTGTCAAAAAGAGACTAGCTATGAGGCTTAGCAAAGGAAGACGAGCTCCTGTGGGCTCATCTGATGAGACCTCCTCATCATTTGGCCTAGGCAGCAAAGGCAGCACAGAATCAGGCTATTTCTCCCGTTCTGAGAGCACTGAAGTCTCTCAAGACAGTCTGCCAAACACAAGTGCCAAAAGTTATGCAGAGGTTATTCTTGGAAAATTTGGCCGTCTTGGTCATTTACATAGAACAGTTCGTCAACAGGATGAACACTCTGCAGAACAAGAGGGGAGGAGCATCCCTTTCTCAGTGCCTAAAAAGCAAGTAATTGATCACATTACCAAACTCATCACCATCAATGAAGCAGTTGTAGACACAAGCAAGATTGATAGTGTTAAACCCAGAAGGTTTTCTATTTCTAGGAGGAGCAGTGTTGAGTCCTCTCTTTCTAAAGATACAATTCTTCGCAGAGCAAAAGAGATAGACATTAGTTCAAAAAGCAGTGGGTCCATCACTCTTGGTGTCCCTTGTGAGAAATTTCAACAGCACTCCATTAATGTCAGTCAACCAGCTAATTCTTTGTCAGCTGGTCCTCTTTTAAGAAGTCACTCATTACCATCAGATGCAAGCATTGAAACCACTGCTGCCTCACAAAACTTTCGTCACAGCCAATCATTTGATGAACAGCCAGCTCAGAACAGACGGCATGGTATGCTAAGGCGCCAGCCTGCAATTGAATTACCCATTGGTGCTGAAATTACTACTGAGGAACAGCCTAGTTCCAGCTCACCATTTCATTCCTCAGTTTCCATGGTCTCTGATTGCAAGCAAAAACAGCTAGAACCTTTTGAATGTGAAGCATGTGGACTTGCTTGCAACAACtgggaaaaatataaaacacataagaaccaccactgccctgcCCTGCCATCTCACCAACTTGAAATTCCTGCATGTCAAGCTGAAGAGCATGGGGCAATTCTTAAAGCTCGAGTTGGTGGCTTAGCAGTGCGGAaaaggagaaaggaagagagtcTAGAACTTGATGATCCTGCCTTACCATCAGCTGCCTTGGCATCTACCTTTACATCACAAGGATATATTGCAACATGTGTGAAGCCCACCGTAGAATCTGTTGCGTCAATTCAGGCACACGAGAAGGAGAACACATTAAAAGGAGTATCTGTGATACAACATACTAGTTTATTTAACAAACAAGAACCTTCGACTCACATTTACTTAAAGGAACAGACCACAAAGCCAAACTTCCGTAAGCTTGTTCGTCAGCACAATGTTCAAATACCAGAAATTCGAGTGACAGAGGAAACAAATATCAGCACAACAGTGGCACTCCATCCAGATCTGCCTGAaactaaagaaacaaaaaaagttgaAGACTTCCAGTGGCCCCAGAGAAGTGCATCACTGGCCCAGCTTCCCATTGAGAAGTTGccaccaaaaaagaaaagacttcGTCTTGCAGAAGCAACCCAGTCCTCTGGAGACTCCAGTTTTGAATCACTCTCTGTACCTCATAGTCCAAGTCAGGATACTCACCGATATAGTCATTCCACATCTGTTGAGGAATCTGGCCAAAGTGATGTTGACACAGTGTCTAGAAGGTCAAGAGCTACTCATACATTAACAATCTCAAGTACTCACAACCCTCACAGAGAAATGCAACGGTCAGCATCTGAGCAAGCACCACATATACCTCAGCAGACAAACCCCATTGTTGAGACTAGAAGTAAGTCCTTTGATTACAGCTGTTTATCCCCTGATCGAACACCTGCAGGTTGGAGGGAAAGGCGCAAATGCCTCTTGATTAAACATTCTGCTGTAAGAGAGCCAGAGGAAGAGGATCCCCCACCAAAGCCAAGTGTTAGTGTTAATCCCCCATCTCCAAATGCAAGCATTTCCCCTAGGCATAGCCCTGACACATCTCATTCCTCTGTGCCTTCTTCATTCCGTAATGTGTCTTTAAGCAATACAGTGTGCCCCACATTGTCTCATAAACCTGTTACTCCTTTAACTCCAGTGATTCAAACTGATGATCATACAGTCATGGAAAATCTGCACTGCCTGTCAGGTGCCGCAAGAGCTCATTACCACTCAGTGTCCTCAGGTCTTAAGCTTGAGATCCCCATAGAGGATGATGTTGGGCAGTCAACTGCCAGTTATCATCATTACCATCCCCATCTTGATATTACTCCAAGCCAAGAGCTTTTAAGGCCTCCTGGGATGCAGAGAGTGCCTGTTCGCCTGTATTCAGACTTACCTTACCATGCCAATTCAGTTTACACTACCATGTCACAGACAATTATTGCAGCATCTCAGGATCCTAGCTGCTCTGGTTTAAGGTTAGAATCTATAGGATCTAGGTTTGATTTTAAAGATCAACCACCAGTAGCTGAGGGTTCCAAATCCTCTAGTGCAGGGGGAAATAAACGGGTATTGTCCCCAACAAGCAGTGTGGAACTCACCCCTGATAGTCAGCAACAGAAACGAgtgaaagaagaggaagaggacacAGACAATGCACAGAGCAATACGAGTAGTTTAATTTCTTGCAGAAAAGAAGACTCTCAGTTATGTACTACAAGTATTGTAGTCCCCATAAAGAAAGAAGAGACTTCATACACTTCTCTTGATACAAATCTTGCAATTAGCTGGTGCTATCTAAACTATGTCAAACCCAATCCGTCTGCCCAAGATGACAACCAGAACTCTGTCTATTCTACTTGGTGCATAAGTACTCGGAATCCAAACCCTCCTGGGCTAACAAGCAAAGATGTACTCTCCCTAGTGTACTGCAAGCAAAGACATACTTCTTTCACGTACACTACAGCTGCAATGCCTCCCTCCACAGTGGGAAAACCTGCAGCACCTGACACAAGGGATCACAAGGAGGCTGAG GTACATGCCATACAGCCCATAGACCCAACAGAGATCCAGAAAGCTgagcagagaaagacagaaaagacaCCAAAGGAAGAGGGAGAAGAGGAAGCACAGTCTACCTCCAAATACAATGAGATCCTCCGGGTACAAATCTGTGAAGGAGG CTACAGGTCGAGTGAGGAGTATGTGTACGTGCGGGGACGTGGGAGAGGCCGTTacgtgtgtgaggagtgtgggATCCGCTGTAAAAAGCCCAGCATGCTGCGGAAACACATCAGACTACACACTGATGCTCGGCCCTACATCTGCCAACACTGCAACTTCGCTTTCAAAACCAAAG GGAATCTAACCAAACATATGAAGTCAAAGGCTCATGGGAAGCGTTGTCCTGAGGGGACCACTCCTGGACCTGTGCTGAGTGAGCCTGACACAGAAGAAGGAG GTGGTGCTGAGGAGAGTTGTGTTGCACCAGAGGTCGCTGAGGAGCACCAGTTCTCAGATGCTGAGGACAcggatgaggaagaggatgacAATGACGAAGCTGACGAGGAGACATCGCAGTCCTCTGCCTCATCTGTAAAGATATCTGTCTGCAGTAAAGGTCCAGGATGTCAGTCAGCATCAAATCCTGAAACCTCAGGGAAGACAAATCAGACACCTGAGTCCAGACAGCTGAGTCCAAACACATCTTCATATGTAGAGACCACTACTGCAGCGATGTCCTCTTCCCCAGTATGCAGTCTTTCTCCTAGCCTTTATTCATCCTCTGCTTGTCCATGTTCCCCACAGAGGGACGTGTCCCCGTtacgctgtctctctccccgGCTTagcctctctccatctccctgcCAGTCCTCTCTTTCCCCATCTACCCGATCTGTCTCACCTTTTTCACTAAGACACCTGTCCCCAGTTCGAGCCATTTCTCCCATATGTCCCAAGTCTCCAAGCAGTCCACAAAGCTCCAGTTTCGGAGCTAGTGTGACCGTTCAACAGAGGGCCTGCAGACACCAAGATTTAATAAAGTCTTCAACTAATACAGTCAATTCCAAGGGCAAGCTG GAGAAGACGAGTAGAGCTCAGATGAGAGAGCATCAGGCTGAGCTGCTCTTCTTCAGGCATGGGCAGGCCAGGGAAGGCCAAAGAGTGCTCAGCCACCTGCCTCTGCATTCTCAGCCTCAGACTCCAAGCTCCAGTCTCAGCCTCATGATCCCCATAGGTGGGATCCAGATGGTTCAGATTCCTACAATCAGCTCTGGTCTGCACGTGAACCGGTCAAAACTGACCCCCAGCGTGACCCATGCAGACTTAGCTGAGATTGGCAAGGAGGAAAAAACAAGTTCCTCAGACGACTTAATACAATACGGGTCTGCCCCTGGAGGACAAAACCAGGAAACCGAAGAACCGGGTGATAAAAAAAGTGATGCTCCGAGTGCACCCTTGACGACCTGGAAGTGTATATCtcaaagaaaagagagaaagcgcTTGGAAAGAAAGCCCACACACGTCCACAAAAGTGCTACAATCAAGCAGCCGTCTACAGATAACGACGCGACACCCAAGAGCACTTGGAAGGAAAAGGCTTCTAGAGCATCAGAGAGAACTCTATCAGAGAGAAGACTCTAG